A section of the Deltaproteobacteria bacterium genome encodes:
- a CDS encoding efflux RND transporter permease subunit, whose amino-acid sequence MDLSELSIRRPIFLVCIVILSIVVGLGAMSRMGVDLFPDVTFPVVTVSTPYPGAGPAEVETLVSKPLEDELSTLSGIKRLSSQNREGLSVVIAEFTLETDVKYAEQQIRDRVGSTKRKLPTDIREPVIRRIDPADQPILIMAVNADLPPGELFDLVNERIKPRLEQVSQVGLVEILGGRKREIQVQLDRNRLKDRELSTTLISSRLAGAGNDIPSGKKSDGQTETVFRTVGQFKSFDDIKNLVVNFFGNDVPVKISDVATVTDTLVDETSRAYINGEKSLFLYAFRQSGANTIKVVDGLLKAVEKTNDEFATEAGSPKITVVRDGSVWIRANILDVQESIIIGVILAVFTVFLFLANGRSTIITGLALPNSLIGAFILMAMAGFTINIMTLLALSLSVGLLIDDAIVVRENIFRHMEMGKSPMEAARQGTAEVKLAVIGTTLAVIAVFGPLGFLSGVVGQFFKQFGLTVCFAMAISLFDALTMAPMMSAYLGGATHKKPGSGNSLYDRTIGQVLLGFSNFQDWLEVKYEALVRLVIRRPLVSILSSLLVFLACMALAKFVPATFLPTQDAGEFTVGIDLPPGTSLDSMNELALKVDQTIRGNKEVLVSALTVGSREGDANYADLYVQLVPSKKRNMNTSEFKEVLRDQLKAYAFANPKVKDYDAVGGGQRPFTMIIQGTDQKQLEAIGLAALEKMKAYPGLLDTDINFRTGKPEFQVVPDRNRAQMLGVSTTAIGAELRAQVEGLVSAKFRDRGIEYDIRVRMKEDQRDIRQAFNQIYVPNLNNSLVKLSNVAAPIDATGPSSITRMDRMKYVQIAADIAPGAGLADILNDVSVLMKDDVKLPKDMKFSFIGQAENFKELGESMVFAMGAGVIFIFLVLASLYESFITPLTIMLAMPLAIAGAFVGLFVGRESMNLFSMIGMIMLIGIACKNSILLVDYANQLVQGGMDRTNAMVTAGKARLRPILMTTMALIAGTVPLAIGLNEASKQRTSMGWAIIGGLISSTLLTLIVVPAAYSFIDRFRVWSLGKMKKIFVADDAQNASAPVDSSAVVTSSTTEVFHK is encoded by the coding sequence ATGGATCTCTCAGAACTTTCCATACGCCGACCGATATTCCTAGTTTGCATTGTGATTCTTTCGATCGTCGTCGGCCTTGGCGCGATGTCGAGGATGGGTGTCGATCTTTTTCCCGACGTTACTTTTCCTGTTGTGACTGTTTCGACACCGTATCCAGGCGCTGGACCGGCAGAAGTCGAGACCTTGGTTTCAAAGCCACTAGAGGACGAACTTTCTACACTTTCAGGTATCAAGCGACTTTCGTCGCAAAACCGAGAAGGTCTTTCGGTTGTCATTGCGGAATTCACACTTGAAACCGATGTAAAGTACGCTGAGCAACAAATTCGCGACAGGGTGGGATCGACGAAGCGAAAGCTTCCTACGGACATTCGAGAACCCGTCATCCGGCGCATTGATCCGGCCGATCAGCCAATTCTAATCATGGCCGTGAACGCAGATTTACCCCCAGGGGAACTTTTTGATTTGGTGAATGAGCGCATCAAGCCGCGACTCGAACAAGTCAGCCAGGTTGGACTAGTCGAAATTTTAGGCGGGAGAAAAAGAGAAATTCAAGTTCAACTCGACCGCAACAGACTGAAAGACCGTGAACTCTCGACTACTTTGATTTCCAGCCGCTTGGCAGGCGCTGGCAACGATATTCCATCTGGAAAAAAGTCAGACGGGCAAACAGAAACGGTGTTTCGTACAGTCGGTCAGTTTAAGTCTTTCGATGACATTAAGAATCTTGTGGTCAACTTTTTTGGCAACGACGTTCCCGTGAAAATTTCTGACGTGGCTACAGTCACTGACACCCTTGTCGACGAAACATCACGCGCCTATATCAACGGTGAAAAATCACTTTTTCTGTATGCTTTCCGACAGTCAGGGGCCAACACTATTAAAGTCGTCGACGGTCTTTTGAAAGCTGTCGAAAAAACAAATGACGAATTTGCTACCGAAGCCGGCTCTCCCAAGATCACGGTCGTCCGCGATGGGTCCGTCTGGATTCGAGCAAATATCTTAGATGTCCAAGAGTCGATTATCATTGGGGTGATCCTCGCAGTCTTCACGGTCTTTTTGTTTCTTGCTAATGGACGATCAACAATCATCACAGGCCTTGCACTTCCGAACTCGCTGATCGGGGCATTCATATTGATGGCAATGGCCGGATTCACGATCAATATTATGACACTTCTTGCGCTGTCACTCTCGGTCGGACTTTTGATCGACGACGCGATCGTCGTCCGGGAAAATATTTTTCGTCATATGGAGATGGGAAAATCTCCGATGGAAGCTGCTCGCCAAGGAACGGCAGAAGTCAAACTCGCCGTCATTGGCACAACTCTCGCCGTCATTGCGGTTTTTGGACCGCTAGGGTTCTTGAGCGGAGTTGTCGGGCAATTTTTTAAACAGTTTGGGTTGACCGTCTGTTTTGCGATGGCGATTTCGCTCTTTGATGCGCTGACAATGGCGCCAATGATGTCCGCATACCTTGGCGGCGCCACGCACAAGAAACCGGGATCAGGCAACTCGCTTTACGATCGCACCATTGGACAAGTCTTGCTTGGGTTTTCAAACTTCCAAGACTGGCTAGAAGTTAAATACGAAGCGCTTGTCAGGCTTGTCATTCGAAGGCCTTTGGTTTCAATCTTATCCTCACTTTTGGTTTTCCTTGCTTGTATGGCACTCGCTAAATTTGTTCCCGCCACATTTTTACCTACGCAAGATGCTGGTGAATTCACTGTCGGAATCGATCTTCCGCCTGGCACAAGTCTTGACTCGATGAACGAGCTCGCTCTGAAAGTAGATCAAACGATCCGAGGGAACAAAGAAGTACTCGTCTCGGCCCTCACGGTTGGATCTCGCGAAGGCGATGCAAACTATGCTGATCTTTACGTGCAGCTAGTGCCATCGAAGAAAAGAAACATGAACACAAGTGAGTTTAAAGAGGTTCTTCGAGATCAGCTCAAAGCCTATGCGTTTGCGAACCCGAAAGTGAAAGACTATGATGCCGTGGGCGGCGGCCAGCGTCCCTTTACAATGATCATTCAAGGAACCGATCAAAAGCAGCTCGAGGCGATCGGTCTCGCGGCGCTAGAAAAAATGAAAGCGTATCCCGGGCTTCTTGATACGGACATCAACTTCCGGACTGGAAAGCCTGAGTTTCAAGTAGTTCCTGATCGCAACAGGGCACAGATGCTTGGTGTTTCGACGACCGCAATTGGAGCGGAACTTCGGGCGCAAGTTGAGGGCTTGGTTTCGGCGAAATTTCGGGATCGCGGAATAGAATACGATATTCGCGTACGCATGAAAGAAGACCAACGCGACATCCGACAAGCGTTCAATCAAATCTATGTTCCAAACCTCAATAACTCGCTCGTCAAACTCTCGAATGTAGCGGCTCCTATTGATGCAACTGGCCCGTCGAGCATCACGCGAATGGACCGGATGAAATATGTCCAGATCGCTGCCGACATTGCGCCGGGCGCGGGTTTAGCAGACATATTAAATGACGTCAGTGTCCTCATGAAAGACGACGTGAAACTTCCAAAAGACATGAAGTTTTCATTCATCGGACAAGCTGAGAACTTCAAAGAGCTGGGCGAATCGATGGTTTTTGCAATGGGCGCCGGGGTCATCTTTATCTTTCTTGTGCTCGCTTCGCTCTATGAATCGTTTATCACGCCGCTCACCATTATGTTGGCGATGCCGCTGGCAATTGCCGGCGCATTTGTCGGACTTTTTGTGGGACGAGAAAGCATGAACCTCTTTTCGATGATCGGGATGATTATGCTGATAGGGATCGCGTGTAAGAACTCAATCCTGTTAGTGGATTATGCCAATCAGTTGGTTCAAGGAGGAATGGATCGAACCAATGCGATGGTGACTGCTGGTAAAGCGCGGCTTCGCCCGATCCTGATGACAACGATGGCCCTCATCGCCGGCACAGTTCCTTTGGCAATTGGCCTTAACGAGGCTTCCAAGCAACGAACTTCCATGGGTTGGGCAATTATTGGCGGTCTGATTAGTTCGACGCTTTTGACGTTGATCGTGGTACCAGCTGCCTATTCATTCATCGATAGGTTCCGAGTCTGGAGTCTTGGAAAAATGAAAAAGATTTTCGTGGCCGATGATGCGCAGAATGCTTCCGCTCCGGTAGATTCCTCAGCCGTCGTTACCTCTTCGACGACTGAAGTTTTTCACAAATAA
- a CDS encoding CsbD family protein: protein MNEDTIKGKWLEIKGDLQKTWGKLTDDELEKTKGDLKSISGLVRQRYGDAKENYEDKVSAVFKKYADGAANQRDKAVDAARTTIKGI, encoded by the coding sequence ATTAATGAGGATACAATCAAAGGCAAATGGCTTGAAATTAAGGGCGATCTCCAAAAAACGTGGGGCAAGCTGACCGATGATGAATTGGAAAAGACAAAAGGTGACTTGAAATCCATCAGCGGTCTTGTTCGTCAACGGTACGGCGACGCAAAAGAAAACTATGAAGATAAGGTTTCAGCCGTTTTCAAGAAATATGCTGATGGTGCTGCGAACCAAAGAGATAAAGCAGTCGACGCCGCTCGGACAACAATAAAAGGCATCTAG
- a CDS encoding YkgJ family cysteine cluster protein yields MKPHPCQTCGACCAAFRVGFYWREAESAEHSSAVPSGMWSEGNQFQRSMKGTEEKHHPKCVALKGVVGKFSECSIYENRSSTCRNFEASYKDGTARPRCDEARAKHGLRPLTKQDWR; encoded by the coding sequence ATGAAGCCTCATCCATGTCAAACTTGTGGAGCCTGTTGTGCCGCCTTTCGGGTCGGCTTCTATTGGCGAGAGGCCGAGTCGGCTGAACATTCCTCAGCCGTACCGTCAGGAATGTGGAGCGAAGGAAATCAGTTTCAACGTTCAATGAAAGGTACAGAGGAAAAACATCATCCGAAGTGCGTCGCCCTAAAGGGAGTCGTAGGGAAATTTTCTGAGTGCTCGATCTACGAAAACCGTTCGTCGACTTGTCGAAACTTCGAAGCGTCATACAAAGATGGCACCGCTCGCCCTCGTTGTGACGAAGCACGGGCGAAACATGGACTTCGTCCACTCACCAAACAAGATTGGCGTTAG
- a CDS encoding ABC transporter permease: MFFLAIRHLVSRKKQTVLTLLGIVFGSMAFVAISGFMLGFQYFLLDQLINNDAHIRVSAREDRIDQSVAMRDLYGQSSAALVAWVTELSGTRSNPKIENPRGWAEILGHDPRVEAYSPQFSSQVLFSLGAISANGRLIGSEPDMQVKVTNIENYVLTGKFTDIATGGNRLLVGTGLLKKLGSTDGSTIFVSNGRNRATPFKIIGTFETGNRQLDDSTAFAALIDVQRLSGQQDEINNIAVRLWDFNRARDVAHDWQAVSVDKVESWDEINAAFLNVFQIQDATRYLMIAVILLVAGFGIYNILNVVVSQKKKEIAILRSIGYEQGDILKLFFLQGIILGVVGSALGLALGYLACLALELVRFGGGPMGGGTFMKVSFDPMIYVRAFLFGSLSSAFASLMPARAAGKLTPIDIIRSGAE; encoded by the coding sequence ATGTTCTTCCTTGCAATCCGCCATCTTGTATCAAGAAAAAAACAAACGGTTCTTACGCTTCTGGGCATTGTTTTCGGTTCGATGGCGTTCGTCGCAATTTCGGGGTTCATGCTGGGCTTCCAATACTTCCTACTTGATCAGCTGATTAACAACGACGCTCACATTCGTGTGAGTGCGAGGGAAGATCGAATTGATCAGTCGGTTGCGATGCGGGATCTTTATGGACAATCGTCAGCGGCGCTTGTTGCATGGGTCACAGAGCTATCGGGCACTCGCAGCAATCCGAAAATAGAAAACCCCAGAGGTTGGGCTGAAATTTTGGGCCACGATCCAAGGGTTGAGGCCTATTCACCGCAATTTTCCAGTCAGGTTTTGTTTAGCCTCGGTGCCATTTCTGCTAACGGAAGATTGATCGGTTCCGAGCCTGACATGCAGGTCAAAGTCACGAATATCGAAAACTATGTTTTAACTGGAAAATTCACCGATATCGCGACCGGTGGAAACAGATTGCTCGTCGGGACTGGACTTCTTAAAAAACTTGGTTCCACCGATGGCTCCACCATTTTTGTTTCAAATGGTCGCAATCGTGCCACGCCTTTTAAAATCATAGGAACTTTCGAGACAGGTAATCGGCAACTGGACGACTCAACGGCGTTTGCTGCCTTGATTGACGTACAGCGCCTGTCTGGACAACAAGACGAGATAAATAACATCGCTGTTCGGCTTTGGGATTTCAATCGCGCCCGCGATGTTGCCCATGACTGGCAAGCAGTTTCCGTTGACAAAGTAGAAAGCTGGGACGAGATAAACGCGGCCTTTTTAAATGTGTTTCAAATTCAAGATGCGACGAGATATTTGATGATCGCAGTCATCTTGTTGGTTGCGGGGTTTGGAATCTACAACATTCTGAACGTTGTTGTTTCGCAGAAGAAAAAGGAAATCGCCATCCTTAGATCGATTGGTTACGAGCAAGGCGACATACTGAAACTATTTTTTCTTCAAGGAATCATTTTGGGAGTCGTTGGATCGGCCCTCGGCTTGGCTCTTGGATATTTAGCCTGCCTAGCACTTGAGCTTGTTCGCTTCGGTGGTGGGCCCATGGGTGGCGGAACCTTTATGAAAGTCAGTTTTGACCCAATGATATATGTGCGCGCTTTTCTGTTTGGGTCACTGTCCTCTGCATTTGCGAGTCTCATGCCGGCGCGGGCTGCTGGCAAGCTAACTCCAATTGATATTATCCGATCGGGGGCCGAGTAA
- a CDS encoding DUF1328 domain-containing protein — translation MIQMAYTFFVLALIALLLGATGFAGASMDIAKLFLFGFLAIGGISLLYAMISGRRPPRLP, via the coding sequence ATGATTCAAATGGCTTACACGTTTTTCGTTCTTGCATTGATTGCGCTCTTGCTGGGCGCAACTGGTTTTGCCGGTGCTTCAATGGATATTGCCAAACTATTCCTGTTCGGCTTTCTCGCTATCGGTGGGATCTCGTTGCTTTATGCAATGATATCAGGCCGCCGCCCACCGCGATTACCATGA
- a CDS encoding HlyD family efflux transporter periplasmic adaptor subunit yields MKKKWVWIVVIAAVFAAGFWGIRRRNAAKSETLEAVVEGPIIEAVYAIGKIEAVRRFQAKAGVPSGISKLPVREGMNVQRFDALVHFVEGTVIRAPFSGIVSRVNYKVGESVFSGNVVVEVIDPSEFEVRVVLDQRAAMRVKRGQIGKMSFDGLRDKAFEAEVRAVYSSDSQFTVLLVPRTLPAEVLEGMTADISIEVNRKASGRTVPIAALQNGSIIRVRSGKRETVAIQAGIVNAERVEVLAGDIAIDDQVVVKAK; encoded by the coding sequence ATGAAGAAGAAATGGGTATGGATCGTCGTCATTGCAGCAGTTTTCGCAGCGGGTTTTTGGGGAATTCGTCGGCGCAACGCTGCGAAATCAGAGACGCTCGAAGCTGTTGTTGAAGGGCCAATTATTGAGGCCGTCTACGCAATCGGAAAAATTGAGGCTGTAAGAAGATTTCAGGCTAAGGCAGGTGTGCCGAGCGGAATATCAAAGCTTCCAGTTCGTGAAGGAATGAACGTTCAGAGATTTGATGCTTTGGTGCATTTTGTTGAAGGCACGGTGATACGTGCTCCATTTTCTGGAATCGTTTCACGAGTGAATTATAAAGTGGGCGAATCTGTCTTTTCTGGCAACGTAGTTGTCGAAGTTATTGACCCATCAGAATTTGAAGTCCGGGTGGTTCTTGATCAAAGAGCTGCGATGCGCGTAAAACGAGGACAAATTGGCAAGATGAGCTTTGACGGCTTGCGAGACAAAGCTTTTGAAGCAGAAGTACGCGCAGTTTACTCGAGTGATTCGCAATTTACGGTATTGCTGGTTCCACGGACACTCCCTGCCGAGGTGTTGGAAGGAATGACGGCAGATATTTCTATTGAAGTGAACAGGAAGGCGAGCGGTAGGACAGTTCCGATTGCGGCCCTACAAAACGGTTCCATAATTCGCGTGCGCTCAGGCAAGCGTGAAACGGTCGCAATTCAGGCGGGGATCGTCAATGCCGAACGGGTGGAAGTTCTAGCCGGCGACATTGCCATTGACGACCAAGTTGTCGTCAAAGCGAAGTAG
- a CDS encoding TolC family protein, which produces MTNSRRLLSISLVCLSLFAHSKSIAEKSGPVKLELDEFLEQVSTGNEMASAAKVIEAASLASALEPGLMLKPSFFAGASMTSDAKPSPFFPYQRLETSNYNVGVQNQFSFGLQAKFSFAFADYNYVGIAPKYFEGRPQLEASLPLLRNGFGRETKYSVLAGEKGALAKAAAQEATGRAIMLEAEAAYWRLAITREALRISKASVDRAQAMFDWTSRRVRLSLSDRSENLQASAQLKARKLDYLIAEDDARSARLAFNAARGRQGDLVTEDLTTFNSKFASTWKTPEKTNSRPDVKASILQAESAEAQALATSERTKANLEVYGLYAFNSPQRGLEADAFNDSWSSNRPSSTVGVRFNMPLDFESTDKIQEAWSAEARANRSIASRKAFDQERDWIDTLSRYELAKEKLKLYEELETAQKEKLDHERNRQRSGKSTVAQVILFESDYDQTAFARIRAMAELLNLNSQLKLYAAPATKN; this is translated from the coding sequence ATGACGAATTCGCGACGCCTGCTTTCGATTTCATTGGTCTGCTTGTCACTCTTCGCACACTCAAAATCAATTGCCGAGAAATCGGGTCCGGTAAAATTAGAACTCGATGAGTTTCTAGAACAGGTCTCCACGGGAAACGAAATGGCATCGGCAGCAAAAGTAATTGAAGCTGCTTCGCTGGCTTCAGCACTTGAACCTGGGCTGATGCTGAAGCCTTCATTTTTTGCCGGTGCCTCGATGACATCTGACGCGAAACCAAGTCCCTTTTTCCCGTACCAGAGGCTCGAAACTTCGAACTACAATGTTGGTGTTCAGAATCAATTCTCATTTGGACTTCAAGCAAAATTCAGTTTTGCGTTTGCCGATTACAACTATGTTGGTATCGCCCCCAAATATTTTGAGGGACGCCCACAGCTTGAAGCATCGCTCCCTCTTTTAAGAAATGGCTTTGGCCGTGAAACTAAATACTCGGTATTGGCCGGCGAAAAAGGTGCGCTCGCTAAGGCAGCCGCCCAAGAGGCGACCGGTCGAGCTATCATGCTGGAAGCCGAAGCGGCGTATTGGCGCCTCGCGATTACCCGCGAAGCATTGCGGATTTCAAAGGCTTCTGTCGATCGAGCACAGGCAATGTTTGATTGGACCAGTCGTCGAGTTCGACTTTCACTTTCCGATCGGTCCGAAAACTTACAAGCTTCGGCGCAATTGAAAGCAAGAAAGCTTGATTACCTCATTGCTGAAGACGATGCGAGATCCGCCCGACTAGCTTTCAACGCAGCACGCGGTCGACAAGGCGATCTTGTGACCGAGGACTTGACGACATTTAATTCTAAATTTGCATCAACCTGGAAGACGCCCGAAAAAACCAACAGTCGCCCCGACGTGAAAGCGTCGATTCTTCAAGCAGAATCAGCTGAAGCACAAGCCCTTGCGACTTCCGAGCGCACCAAGGCAAATTTGGAAGTGTACGGCCTCTACGCGTTTAACTCGCCTCAGCGCGGACTTGAAGCAGATGCCTTCAACGATTCCTGGAGCTCCAATCGCCCTTCATCAACCGTTGGCGTTCGATTCAATATGCCGCTCGACTTTGAATCGACCGATAAAATTCAAGAAGCTTGGTCAGCAGAGGCGAGAGCAAACCGCTCGATCGCTTCGCGCAAAGCCTTTGACCAGGAACGCGATTGGATCGACACATTGTCACGCTACGAATTGGCCAAAGAAAAACTTAAGCTTTATGAAGAGCTCGAGACTGCCCAAAAGGAAAAACTTGATCACGAACGAAACCGGCAACGCAGTGGCAAATCCACTGTCGCACAAGTTATTCTTTTTGAATCCGACTACGATCAGACAGCTTTCGCAAGAATTCGCGCAATGGCTGAACTACTAAATTTAAATTCACAATTGAAGCTCTACGCTGCTCCAGCTACGAAGAACTAA
- a CDS encoding HAD family hydrolase yields MALTSAKRKYELLPMAKGSVQAIAFDLDGTLVDSKIDFTELRRTLGLAPEDPILEVIDTWPESKRVWGHEIVHQFEVAGAEKSKIIEGVPETLSFLNHREIPFSIFTRNSRATAMQTLKMHGLTCDLVLTRNDAEPKPKPDGLHLIAKHFSITTSSLLFVGDYLYDLQAGLSAGAPTALFLPDPANVDFPTAGAVFCFQRYPELVSWLNL; encoded by the coding sequence TTGGCATTGACGTCTGCCAAGAGGAAGTATGAACTGCTGCCAATGGCAAAAGGCAGTGTTCAGGCGATCGCATTCGACCTAGACGGAACTCTTGTTGATTCAAAAATCGACTTCACTGAACTTCGACGCACTCTCGGCTTAGCTCCCGAAGATCCTATTCTTGAAGTCATCGACACTTGGCCAGAGAGCAAAAGAGTTTGGGGACATGAAATTGTTCACCAGTTTGAGGTTGCAGGAGCAGAGAAGTCGAAAATCATTGAAGGCGTTCCTGAAACACTTTCGTTCTTAAACCACCGAGAGATTCCTTTTTCCATTTTTACTCGAAACTCGCGCGCGACAGCCATGCAGACGTTGAAAATGCACGGCCTTACTTGTGATTTGGTGTTGACACGGAACGATGCGGAACCAAAACCAAAGCCCGATGGTTTGCATCTCATTGCAAAACATTTTTCTATCACCACTTCAAGTTTACTTTTTGTCGGCGACTATCTTTATGATCTCCAAGCTGGACTCTCTGCCGGTGCACCAACCGCGCTGTTTCTGCCAGATCCGGCAAACGTGGATTTTCCGACTGCCGGTGCCGTCTTCTGCTTTCAACGCTATCCAGAGCTCGTTTCGTGGTTAAACCTCTAG
- a CDS encoding ABC transporter ATP-binding protein, translated as MALQAIQVSKSFGEPPTKVLHELDFLIEEGEFVALTGRSGSGKSTLLYLLGALDFPTSGKILIDNKDISEISSEALHELRNRSVGFVFQFHYLLPELTAIENVLMPSRKAATKGVAIEEFVERAHGLMDEFGLSDKKDRLPRQLSGGEQQRVAIARALAMRPRYLFADEPTGSLDTVNGDIVMSLFEKTNREDKTTVILVTHDPGFAARATRQIKLVDGKMA; from the coding sequence ATGGCGCTCCAGGCGATTCAGGTTTCGAAATCTTTTGGCGAGCCACCGACAAAAGTGCTTCATGAGTTGGATTTTCTGATTGAAGAGGGAGAATTTGTCGCACTTACCGGTAGATCCGGTTCAGGAAAGTCCACTTTGCTTTATTTACTTGGCGCCTTAGATTTTCCCACGTCGGGAAAGATTTTAATCGACAACAAAGATATCTCCGAAATTTCAAGCGAAGCACTTCACGAGCTTCGAAACAGATCGGTTGGTTTCGTTTTTCAATTTCACTATCTACTTCCGGAACTCACGGCGATAGAGAATGTTTTGATGCCTTCAAGAAAAGCGGCGACCAAGGGAGTTGCGATAGAGGAATTTGTCGAACGTGCCCATGGTTTGATGGACGAGTTTGGATTGTCCGACAAAAAAGATCGGTTGCCGAGGCAGCTGTCGGGCGGCGAACAGCAAAGAGTCGCGATCGCTCGGGCGCTGGCGATGCGTCCGCGGTACTTGTTTGCTGATGAGCCCACTGGATCTCTCGATACGGTGAACGGTGATATCGTTATGAGCTTGTTTGAAAAAACAAATCGAGAAGACAAGACCACGGTAATTCTTGTGACCCATGATCCCGGCTTTGCGGCTCGTGCAACGAGGCAGATCAAGCTGGTGGACGGAAAGATGGCCTAA
- a CDS encoding TetR/AcrR family transcriptional regulator, whose protein sequence is MSKHSSVAPKEKSDSRQALLEAAKKVFAEKGFEGATVKDLADAAKVNVSLVSYYFGGKEGLYRECLVDFAEERVQTIVRILKPAHSRDEFKTRVMMFGEEMIEVHLREPELCCIIHRDIQMLTPAIVEIFRGGFFKIFMALVTFLKHAEENRLISEMKDPEVSTSLVFGSLMHILQSEPHRKILGRPSIQNKDYRNLALEQWTQFVISGLDRNRQTATP, encoded by the coding sequence ATGTCAAAACACAGTTCAGTTGCACCAAAAGAAAAATCAGACTCGCGGCAGGCTTTACTTGAAGCGGCTAAAAAAGTTTTTGCCGAAAAAGGTTTTGAAGGCGCCACCGTGAAAGATCTCGCGGATGCAGCAAAGGTCAATGTCAGTCTTGTTAGCTATTACTTTGGCGGAAAAGAAGGTCTTTATCGCGAATGTCTTGTCGACTTCGCCGAGGAGCGCGTTCAAACCATCGTGCGAATTTTAAAGCCTGCGCATTCACGCGATGAATTCAAGACACGGGTAATGATGTTTGGTGAAGAAATGATCGAGGTTCACTTACGTGAACCAGAGCTTTGTTGCATCATTCATCGCGACATTCAGATGCTGACTCCGGCAATCGTTGAAATCTTTCGCGGCGGGTTCTTCAAAATTTTTATGGCGCTAGTTACGTTTCTGAAACATGCGGAAGAAAATCGCCTTATAAGTGAGATGAAAGACCCCGAAGTTTCAACTTCCCTCGTCTTTGGATCATTGATGCACATCCTTCAGAGCGAACCGCATCGGAAAATTTTGGGTCGTCCGTCGATCCAAAACAAAGACTATAGAAATTTAGCCCTCGAACAGTGGACCCAGTTTGTTATCAGTGGACTGGATCGCAACCGCCAAACGGCAACACCGTAG